The Tolypothrix sp. PCC 7712 region TAAAATACTTTAATGTGAATTATATTTCACATACAAAAAGTACATATAAGAATCTGATTTGATTTCTAAAAAAATATCAGTAATGTAGCGTGCGTTAGACACCAGCCATAACGCATGAAAGCATTACCACAGATGCATTACACTATCTCTAACGCATCCTACGTAAGTTTTAAAAATCAAATATGAGTTCTATAGAAACATGGTATCCCTAAAATTTTGTCTATCACAAGATTGTGCAATCTGTAAAACTATAATTAAAGTTACTTGAGAATTAGACAAGGCTTTAGTGCTATAAATAATGACCAATCCTCAATACAAACTGATTTAGCTCTTCAATATGATTAAACTTGATCAATTTTTAAAGTTAATAGGTATAGCCTCAACTGGAGGACAAGCAAAACTGATAATCCTTGATGGTGATGTAAAAGTTAATGGCATAGTTGAAACCCGGCGAGGAAGAAAATTATTCTCAGGCGATCAAGTAACAGTAGAAGGGCAAATTTTTCAGGTTGGAGATGTAATTAATGAGTAGTGGTTATGAATTGGGTAATTGGTAATTGGTAATTGGTAATTGGTAATTGGTAATTGGTAATTGGTAATTGGTAATTGGTAATTGGTAATTGGTAATTGGTAATTGGTAATTGGTAATTGAGGAGTAGGGAGATAAAAAGTAATTAATGACGAATACCAAATGCCCAATGCCCAATACCCAATTCC contains the following coding sequences:
- a CDS encoding RNA-binding S4 domain-containing protein, which translates into the protein MIKLDQFLKLIGIASTGGQAKLIILDGDVKVNGIVETRRGRKLFSGDQVTVEGQIFQVGDVINE
- a CDS encoding alpha/beta hydrolase, which produces MYRELGIGNWVLGIGHLVFVINYFLSPYSSITNYQLPITNYQLPITNYQLPITNYQLPITNYQLPNS